From Schizosaccharomyces pombe strain 972h- genome assembly, chromosome: II, the proteins below share one genomic window:
- the hip1 gene encoding histone chaperone Hip1, with amino-acid sequence MKIKKIPWLGHFDDRGHRLSIFSIHIHPDGSRIATGGLDGTIRIWSTEAINRENENENENEDLPKQLCCMSTHTGTVTSVRFSPNGQYLASGSDDRVVIIWHKEEAIPGLGSTFGSGEKHTENWRSYRRLLGHDNDIQDLCWSYDSQLVVSVGLDSSIIVWNGTTFERLKRIEAHQSHVKGITFDPAGKYFATESDDRTIKVWRVSDFSIEKTITGPFNNSPLSTYFRRPSWSPDGKHIAAPNAMNGPVSCVSIIERGTWTSEINLIGHEGPVEVTAFNPKLFRDKNDKLVCILACGGQDRSLSIWSSALPRPLLSCQNVFQKSIGDVCWSPDGLSLFLCSYDGNVLVCTFEKEEFGDMVSDEEISKALAKYGHGRHGIVLPESAKQLELEETAYAILKKPSSLSTTDPTLVPQSSSTPKSAQKTPQKLPAFLPNRLTAETVDTNKLTASKEQIASPKRPGPSDNGNEIPTKFVQKVTITKEGKKRVAPQLLTTLSATPSTSRLASTQLQHTGSSQLPPQQFSQPINSLPKGGVPILIVGNKTKVNHENDESDQALQEEKIEEGLLKNYYSSLIDSSTSISNINFEAPRYKTNIVHSLNNEQKYVLEVKNGTSEKNPTRIVALENGNTKWMDYLPRPVILVTGSIHFWSIACDDGSLHLYSLTGSRLLPPIMIESKASFLHCNNAYLLCISSSGMVYAWNVVNKTALFTANSLAPILSRVSNNVTIENNSTDIPHVVIASISKEGVPSVTLSTGETYVYSSTMLCWQRITEPWWAIGSREWDSSGLLQSNTQTESQPLKIYEHRTNNVLMDSGRGKLLQKMVADAITEEGYDDFETIVTINHLENKIASARLLKLDDEFLVTSEVYVRLLMHHGLWQKLEEFLGELRTQTKCSIKLSGREVVAKMLVVLRQAVQTDNEFDRANKLIEKYAST; translated from the exons atgaaaattaaaaaaattccatgGTTAGGACACTTTG ACGATCGAGGGCATCGGCTATCTATATTTTCTATTCACATACATCCAGATGGATCACGGATAGCAACTGGAGGACTGG ATGGTACAATTCGAATTTGGTCTACTGAAGCTATCAACCGTGAAAATGAGaacgaaaatgaaaatgaagatcTTCCTAAACAGCTGTGTTGTATGAGTACTCATACTGGTACAGTTACTTCAGTACGTTTTAGCCCTAATGGTCAATACCTTGCTTCAGGTAGTGATGATCGAGTAGTTATTATATGGCACAAGGAGGA AGCAATTCCTGGTTTAGGTTCTACGTTTGGATCCGGTGAAAAACACACTGAGAATTGGCGTAGTTACCGACGTTTACTGGGCCACGATAATG atatCCAGGATTTATGTTGGAGTTATGATAGCCAACTTGTAGTGAGTGTCGGATTAGATAGTTCGATTATTGTTTGGAACGGTACTACTTTTGAACGACTAAAGCGAATTGAAGCTCATCAAAGTCACGTGAAAGGTATAACTTTTGACCCCGCGGGTAAGTACTTTGCCACTGAAAGCGATGATAGAACTATAAAGGTCTGGAGAGTAAGTGACTTTTCAATTGAGAAGACCATTACAGGTCCCTTTAACAATTCACCTTTATCAACCTATTTTCGAAGGCCGTCTTGGTCACCGGATGGAAAACATATTGCTGCTCCAAATGCGATGAATGGTCCAGTGTCTTGTGTTTCGATAATAGAGCGTGGAACATGGACCAGTGAAATTAATCTTATCGGACATGAAGGACCTGTTGAGGTTACCGCTTTTAATCCTAAGTTATTCAGagataaaaatgataaactGGTTTGTATATTGGCTTGTGGTGGTCAAGATCGATCTTTAAGTATCTGGTCAAGCGCTTTACCTCGACCTCTTTTGTCTTGTCAAAatgttttccaaaaaagtaTTGGTGATGTTTGTTGGTCACCAGACGGATTGAGTTTGTTTTTATGCTCGTACGATGGAAATGTCTTAGTATgtacttttgaaaaagaagagtttGGTGACATGGTTAGCGATGAAGAGATATCAAAAGCGTTGGCTAAATATGGTCATGGTCGTCACGGTATAGTGCTTCCTGAATCTGCAAAGCAACTCGAGCTTGAGGAAACCGCCTATGCTATCTTAAAAAAACCGTCTTCTCTTTCTACAACTGACCCAACACTAGTCCCCCAAAGCTCTAGCACTCCAAAAAGTGCTCAGAAGACACCTCAAAAGTTACCCGCTTTTTTACCAAATAGATTGACGGCTGAAACTGTTGACACAAACAAGTTAACAGCTTCTAAAGAACAAATCGCATCACCTAAAAGACCTGGTCCGAGTGATAATGGTAACGAAATACCGACTAAATTTGTTCAGAAAGTTACTATCACGAAAGAAGGTAAAAAGAGAGTTGCTCCACAGCTATTGACCACTCTTAGTGCAACTCCAAGCACTTCTCGGCTAGCTTCTACTCAGTTACAGCATACTGGATCATCCCAACTTCCTCCTCAACAGTTTTCACAACCTATCAATTCATTACCTAAAGGTGGGGTTCCTATACTAATCGTTGgtaacaaaacaaaagtcaACCATGAAAACGATGAAAGTGATCAGGCTTTACAGGAAGAGAAGATAGAAGAAGgtttattaaagaattacTATTCTTCTCTAATTGACAGTAGTACTTCGATATCTaacataaattttgaagctCCTCGATATAAAACTAATATAGTTCATTCTCTTAATAATGAGCAAAAATACGTTTTGGAGGTGAAAAATGGAACAagtgaaaaaaatccaacTAGAATAGTTGCCTTGGAAAATGGAAACACTAAATGGATGGATTACCTTCCAAGACCGGTTATACTGGTTACTGGGAGTATTCATTTTTGGTCAATTGCGTGCGATGATGGATCTCTACATTTGTATTCATTGACAGGTTCAAGACTGCTACCGCCAATAATGATTGAATCTAAGGCTTCATTTTTGCATTGCAATAACGCGTATTTGCTTTGCATTTCTTCAAGCGGAATGGTATATGCTTGGAATGTGGTGAACAAGACTGCTCTATTTACTGCCAATTCATTAGCTCCAATCCTAAGTAGAGTTAGCAACAATGTTACCATTGAAAACAACTCGACTGACATTCCACACGTAGTTATTGCCAGCATCAGCAAGGAAGGGGTCCCCAGTGTTACGCTTTCTACCGGCGAAACGTACGTTTATTCGTCTACAATGCTTTGTTGGCAACGAATTACTGAACCGTGGTGGGCTATAGGAAGTCGGGAGTGGGATTCAAGTGGATTACTGCAAAGCAATACTCAAACCGAAAGTCAGCCGCTCAAAATATATGAACACCGAACTAATAATGTTTTAATGGATTCTGGAAGAGGAAAactattacaaaaaatggtAGCTGATGCAATCACTGAAGAAGGTTATGATGATTTTGAGACCATAGTTACTATTAATCATttagaaaacaaaatcgCTTCTGCTCGATTACTTAAGTTGGATGATGAGTTTTTAGTAACAAGCGAAGTTTATGTCAGACTATTAATGCATCATGGTCTTTGGCAAAAATTGGAGGAATTTTTAGGAGAGCTACGAACTCAAACAAAATgttcaattaaattatcaGGAAGAGAAGTTGTTGCAAAAATGTTAGTGGTTTTACGACAAGCAGTACAAACTGATAATGAATTTGATCGTGCAAACaaattaatagaaaaatacGCATCAAcctga
- the mub1 gene encoding armadillo-type fold protein, zf-MYND type zinc finger protein, Mub1-Rad6-Ubr2 ubiquitin ligase complex Mub1: MRESNVSIVWNNKASVTINTVLYDRRALDCDSEMSLMNSLSHLVYLTSTSPKIREILTMDGGLMRLMNILRAGRGQTFARMTIWQLALQCVVNVGIRGSEAIRIRVVEAGIVPIVVTLLDDFLFALESVVSHHSRFQFSLTPSTTPPPSSASAPFPINSNISNSLDSVSQHNSSADSLFVNGDVPSPFGASTASSSSRRVYSVDLRDSGDVQLPNQSTFRHSVNRDLLGSSSTTSHDRSSGSIYSNDSFQDPRVQANSPLTIQRISSAAPSTPTSTENVNYNMTTPSSPSYSRQTGPASETINDEIDSPNFFFPTPLNIMTTTQDSSRDVQLSLNNVQSQALNNRQRRNQLLPGVPSTSALLDGRRPENVVDYHGIASFFDNFDKKINKLPREEDILFGLQILAYTSKNYFHMRPYFESSKDVPSLRMSPLRSGSKTWNIFQLVEQFTLKFYPPQVQYWARAIMNNYCRKDESHGGIRRCANLLCNKWEEHSRQFAKCRRCRRTKYCSKECQHQAWPGHSRWCRVIHKDGRNSKRESSKINSVTESESTASPAASVIPVGTESVTSSTQSDSRL, encoded by the coding sequence atgAGGGAATCGAACGTTAGCATCGTATGGAATAACAAAGCTTCTGTCACTATCAATACAGTCCTTTATGATCGACGTGCGCTTGACTGTGACTCCGAAATGTCATTAATGAATTCATTAAGCCATCTCGTTTATTTGACTTCGACTTCACCGAAAATTCGTGAGATCCTTACTATGGATGGTGGTTTGATGCgtttaatgaatattttacGTGCCGGACGTGGACAAACATTTGCCCGAATGACAATATGGCAGCTAGCTCTTCAGTGTGTCGTAAATGTTGGGATACGTGGGTCTGAAGCTATTCGAATTCGTGTTGTGGAAGCTGGTATCGTTCCTATTGTTGTCACCCTTTTagatgattttttgtttgcgCTTGAGTCCGTTGTTTCTCACCATTCTCGATTTCAATTTTCCCTTACACCTTCTACTACCCCTCCTCCATCATCCGCATCTGCTCCATTCCCCATTAATTCTAATATTAGCAATTCTCTTGATTCTGTGTCTCAACACAATTCATCTGCTGACTCTTTGTTCGTCAACGGTGATGTACCATCTCCATTTGGAGCTAGTACGGCAAGCTCTAGCTCTAGAAGAGTTTATTCGGTGGATTTACGGGATAGTGGAGATGTCCAACTTCCAAATCAATCTACGTTTCGACATTCCGTGAATCGTGATTTATTGGGATCAAGCTCTACCACTAGTCATGATCGATCCTCCGGCTCCATTTATTCAAATGATTCATTTCAAGATCCTCGTGTTCAAGCAAACTCTCCATTAACCATTCAAAGAATTTCATCAGCTGCACCCTCTACTCCTACTTCTACTGAAAATGTTAATTATAACATGACTACCCCTTCTTCTCCTTCATACTCTCGTCAAACAGGCCCTGCTAGTGAGACAATTAATGACGAGATAGACtctccaaattttttctttccaacTCCGCTTAATATTATGACTACTACTCAGGATTCATCACGGGATGTGCAATTGTCTTTAAATAATGTTCAATCACAGGCCTTGAATAATCGTCAGCGTCGTAATCAACTTTTACCTGGTGTTCCTTCTACATCTGCGTTATTAGATGGCCGCAGGCCCGAAAATGTAGTTGATTATCACGGGATTGCCTCATTCTTTGACAACTTTGATAAGAAGATTAATAAACTCCCTCGTGAAGAAGATATACTTTTTGGTTTGCAAATTCTTGCTTATACTAGTAAAAACTATTTCCATATGCGTCCTTACTTCGAGTCTTCTAAAGATGTTCCAAGTTTACGTATGTCGCCCTTACGTAGCGGCAGTAAAACGTGGAATATTTTTCAGTTAGTCGAGCAGTTCACCTTGAAATTCTACCCCCCACAAGTTCAATACTGGGCCAGAGCTATCATGAATAATTACTGTCGGAAAGATGAAAGTCATGGTGGTATACGTCGATGCGCCAATTTGTTATGTAACAAATGGGAAGAGCACAGTCGTCAATTTGCTAAATGCAGAAGATGCCGACGTACAAAATATTGCAGTAAAGAATGCCAGCATCAAGCATGGCCGGGACATAGTCGATGGTGTCGCGTAATTCATAAAGATGGCAGGAATTCCAAACGAGAGAGCTCAAAAATAAACTCAGTCACTGAAAGCGAATCAACAGCATCCCCGGCTGCATCTGTTATTCCTGTTGGAACAGAATCTGTAACTTCAAGCACTCAGAGTGATAGCAGATTGTAG
- the cwf4 gene encoding protein Cwf4 → MTSEAPRVKNKNPAPIQISAEQLLREAVERQDVAFVPPKINITDLEELQEFQGRKRKEFEDAIRRNRLAMGHWMRYGQWELDQKEFARARSVFERALDVDSTYIPLWLKYIECEMKNRNINHARNLFDRAVTQLPRVDKLWYKYVYMEEMLGNITGCRQVFERWLKWEPDENCWMSYIRMERRYHENERARGIYERFVVVHPEVTNWLRWARFEEECGNAANVRQVYLAAIDALGQEFLNERFFIAFAKFEIRQKEYERARTIFKYAIDFMPRSKSMELYKEYTHFEKQFGDHLGVESTVLDKRRLQYEKLLKDSPYDYDTWLDLLKLEESAGDINTIRETYEKAIAKVPEVVEKNAWRRYVYIWLNYCLFEEIDVKDVDRARKVYQEALKLIPHKKFTFAKLWLMYAMFELRQRKIDVARKTLGRALGMCPKPKLFRGYIEFEDAIKQFDRCRILYEKWILYDPEACAPWLGYAALETKLGDSDRARALYNLAVNQPILETPELVWKAYIDFEFEEMEYGKARSIYQQLLRTAPHVKVWISFANFEIAHLEDDDEEPPNEEVASPTAVVRARNVFENALAHLRQQGLKEERVVLLEAWKQFEAMHGTEDTRKHVSSLMPQVVKKRRRLEDGSFEEYLDYLFPDTATDQGDKMRKMLELSRKWKEEMAKKKLEA, encoded by the coding sequence ATGACTTCGGAAGCGCCCAgggtaaaaaataagaacCCAGCACCCATCCAAATCTCAGCTGAACAATTGCTCCGAGAAGCTGTAGAACGACAAGATGTGGCGTTTGTTCctccaaaaattaatatcaCTGATCTTGAGGAGCTTCAAGAATTTCAAGGTCGAAAACgtaaagaatttgaagatgcCATTCGACGGAATCGTCTCGCTATGGGCCATTGGATGCGATATGGTCAGTGGGAATTAGaccaaaaagaatttgCGAGAGCTCGCTctgtttttgaaagagcTTTGGATGTAGATTCTACTTATATACCGTTATGGCTGAAATATATTGAATGCGAAATGAAGAATCGAAATATCAACCATGCCagaaatttatttgatcGTGCTGTTACACAGCTTCCCCGTGTTGATAAACTATGGTACAAATACGTATATATGGAGGAAATGTTAGGAAATATCACCGGTTGTAGACAAGTATTTGAAAGATGGCTTAAGTGGGAGCCTGATGAAAACTGTTGGATGAGTTATATTCGAATGGAGAGGAGGTACCATGAAAACGAACGGGCTCGTGGCATATATGAACGATTTGTCGTTGTGCATCCTGAAGTAACGAATTGGCTTCGTTGGGCTcgttttgaagaagaatgcGGAAATGCTGCAAACGTTCGCCAAGTCTATTTGGCTGCTATAGATGCTCTTGGTCAGGAGTTTCTGAATGAACggttttttattgcttttgcaaaattcGAAATTCGTCAAAAGGAATATGAACGAGCTCGCaccattttcaaatatgcaattgattttatgCCCCGATCAAAATCTATGGAACTATATAAGGAATACActcattttgaaaaacaatttGGAGATCATTTGGGCGTTGAGTCTACTGTGCTCGATAAGCGTCGATTACAATACGAAAAGCTATTGAAGGATTCTCCTTATGACTATGACACTTGGCTTGATTTGCTGAAGCTCGAAGAAAGTGCAGGGGATATTAATACTATTCGCGAAACCTACGAAAAAGCTATTGCTAAGGTTCCTGAAGTAGTTGAAAAGAACGCATGGAGACGTTACGTTTATATTTGGTTAAACTATTGCTTATTTGAAGAGATAGATGTGAAGGACGTTGACCGCGCAAGAAAGGTTTACCAAGAAGCTCTCAAGCTTATACCccataaaaaatttacatttgCCAAATTATGGCTCATGTATGCAATGTTTGAGCTTAGGCAACGTAAGATTGATGTTGCTAGAAAAACGTTGGGTCGTGCGTTGGGAATGTGtccaaaaccaaaattatTCCGAGGTTATATTGAATTCGAAGACGCAATTAAGCAGTTTGACAGGTGTCGAATTCTTTATGAAAAATGGATTCTTTATGATCCCGAGGCTTGTGCTCCCTGGCTTGGTTACGCTGCCTTAGAGACTAAGCTTGGAGATAGTGATCGTGCTCGCGCTTTATATAATTTGGCTGTAAACCAGCCTATTTTGGAAACCCCAGAGCTTGTGTGGAAGGCttatattgattttgaatTCGAGGAAATGGAATACGGAAAAGCTAGAAGTATTTACCAGCAGTTACTACGGACTGCACCTCATGTTAAAGTTTGGATTAGTTTTGCAAACTTTGAAATTGCCCATCTGGAGGACGATGACGAAGAACCACCGAATGAAGAAGTGGCTTCTCCAACCGCTGTTGTGCGTGCGCgaaatgtttttgaaaatgcatTGGCCCATTTACGCCAGCAGGGTTTGAAGGAAGAGCGAGTTGTATTACTTGAAGCATGGAAACAATTTGAGGCAATGCATGGCACGGAAGATACACGTAAGCATGTCTCTTCACTAATGCCACAGGTTGTTAAGAAACGCCGTAGACTTGAAGACGGTTCATTCGAAGAATATTTGGACTATCTGTTTCCGGATACGGCGACTGATCAAGGAGATAAGATGCGCAAAATGCTCGAACTTTCGCGAAAATGGAAAGAGGAAATGGCTAAAAAGAAGCTGGAGGCCTAG
- the mde2 gene encoding protein Mde2 produces the protein MENYTKSTTMCGKRKPTFEIYRESDFSKITNQGTVTAFDIISNKETFSESKQLKKAKSRNVTLVDKNTKADKRYKSEKLSDYLLNQEHHKNSPKIINDVLVIGKSDGLINSFPLSQNYISSSESQTSSGNVDIIGNDNSHASPYLPKFELKSQSQSNHSNVVKNQPIKLCKKTEGGTNLDHNKSINGAVKSGTSKSANKDRIYVFYEDEEVMEYRYIFGSRMQTKNHDINANNKRKIFYQNSFSNFHLLHKIIQPNYEPASAEERKLCIEILDEVLQY, from the exons atggaaaattaTACCAAATCCACAACCATGTgtggaaaaagaaaaccaaCATTTGAGATTTATCGGGAAAGCgacttttccaaaataaCAAATCAAGGAACTGTGACAGCGTTTGACATTATTTCAAATAAGGAAACATTTTCTGaaagtaaacaattaaaGAAAGCTAAGTCTCGAAACGTTACTTTAGTAGATAAGAATACAAAAGCCGATAAAAGATACAAAAGTGAGAAGCTATCAGATTACCTTCTTAACCAAGAACACCATAAAAACTCTCCGAAAATCATCAATGATGTGCTTGTTATAGGAAAAAGTGATGGTTTAATAAACTCGTTTCCATTAAGccaaaattatatatcttCCAGTGAAAGCCAAACATCCTCTGGTAATGTCGATATTATTGGCAATGATAACTCACATGCATCTCCTTATTTACCCAAGTTTGAGCTAAAATCACAAAGTCAGTCCAACCATTCGAACGTTGTAAAAAACCAACCGATCAAATTGTGTAAAAAAACTGAGGGAGGTACTAATCTCGACCAtaataaatcaataaatgGAGCCGTGAAATCAGGGACATCAAAATCAGCAAACAAAGACAGAATTTATGTTTTCTAC gaagatgaagaagtGATGGAGTATCGTTACATATTTGGATCTCGTATGCAAACGAAAAATCATGATATCAATGCaaataacaaaagaaaaattttctatCAAAACTCATTTTCGAACTTTCATTTGCTCCATAAAATTATACAGCCGAATTATGAACCTGCGTCAGCTGAGGAACGAAAGTTGTGCattgaaattttagatGAAGTTTTACAGTACTAG
- the med10 gene encoding mediator complex subunit Med10 has product MLPQDDMTDEMKSLASRLEDTTQAFYDLALIVYNLEDTTPSDAIPESLDTLIRDLKSLPDISRKVNNLIPQDVLEYIEQGRNPDVYARQFSELVQKDNQYVNGKLYAIEGFQKAFAEEIKQAYPEVSSVVDKILNEGKVESTVS; this is encoded by the coding sequence ATGCTGCCCCAAGATGACATGACTgatgaaatgaaatcaTTGGCAAGCCGTTTAGAAGACACCACTCAGGCTTTTTATGACTTGGCATTGATCGTTTATAACCTTGAAGATACTACTCCATCTGATGCCATTCCTGAAAGCCTTGATACTCTTATCAGAGATCTCAAATCTCTTCCTGACATATCTAGAAAGGTGAATAACTTAATCCCTCAAGACGTCTTGGAATATATTGAACAAGGTCGAAATCCAGATGTATATGCTAGACAATTCAGTGAATTGGTTCAAAAAGATAATCAGTATGTCAACGGGAAGCTATATGCTATAGAGGGATTTCAAAAGGCTTTTGCCGAAGAAATTAAACAGGCTTATCCTGAGGTATCAAGTGTGgttgataaaattttaaacgAGGGAAAAGTCGAATCTACAGTTTCATGA
- the tma20 gene encoding RNA-binding protein Tma20 gives MFKRFNSREDIKGTTPIKSSIQRGIKAKLVQAYPNLKQVIDELIPKKSQLTQIKCEDRLFLYTLNGEIILFQHFDGPIIPSLRLVHKCPDAFTQVRVDRGAIKFLLSGANIMIPGLVSKGGNLPDDIEKDQYVIVTAEGKEAPAAIGLTKMSAKEMKETNKGIGIENVHYLGDNLWKTILE, from the exons ATGTTCAAACG ATTTAACTCTAGAGAAGATATAAAGGGAACTACTCCAATCAAGTCTTCTATTCAAAGAGgaataaaagcaaaactaGTACAAGCTTATCCTAACTTAAAACAAGTTATCGATGAGTTAATTCCCAAAAAATCACAACTAACTCAAATAAAATG TGAGGAtcgtttatttttgtatactTTGAATGGCGAAATTATCCTTTTCCAGCACTTCGACGGCCCTATCATTCCTTCTCTTCGTCTTGTTCATAAAT GTCCGGATGCCTTTACTCAAGTTCGAGTAGACAGAGGAGCTATCAAATTCCTTCTCTCGGGTGCCAATATTATGATTCCTGGCTTGGTTTCCAAAGGCGGCAATTTGCCTGATGACATCGAAAAAGATCAATATGTGATTGTTACAGCTGAGGGAAAGGAAGCCCCTGCTGCAATTGGGCTTACAAAAATGTCTGCTAAAGAAAT GAAAGAGACTAATAAAGGAATCGGCATAGAAAATGTGCATTATCTTGGCGACAACTTG TGGAAGACTATTTTAGAATAA